In a genomic window of Nodosilinea sp. E11:
- the psbA gene encoding photosystem II q(b) protein, with amino-acid sequence MTTTLQRQQSASLWEQFCQWVTSTENRLYVGWFGVLMIPTLLAATACFVVAFIAAPPVDIDGIREPVAGSLMYGNNIISGAVVPSSNAIGLHFYPIWEAASLDEWLYNGGPYQLVIFHFLIGVFCYMGREWELSYRLGMRPWICVAYSAPVAAASAVFLIYPLGQGSFSDGMPLGISGTFNFMLVFQAEHNILMHPFHMLGVAGVFGGSLFSAMHGSLVTSSLVRETTETESQNYGYKFGQEEETYNIVAAHGYFGRLIFQYASFNNSRSLHFFLGAWPVIGIWFTALGISTMAFNLNGFNFNQSILDSQGRVIGTWADVINRANLGMEVMHERNAHNFPLDLATAEAPEIIG; translated from the coding sequence ATGACCACGACTCTCCAAAGACAACAATCTGCCTCCCTGTGGGAGCAGTTTTGCCAGTGGGTCACCAGCACCGAGAACCGCCTGTATGTGGGCTGGTTCGGCGTGCTGATGATTCCCACCCTGCTGGCTGCTACCGCCTGCTTCGTGGTTGCGTTCATCGCAGCCCCTCCCGTCGACATCGACGGCATCCGTGAGCCCGTCGCTGGCTCTTTGATGTACGGCAACAACATCATCTCCGGTGCGGTTGTGCCTTCTTCCAACGCCATCGGCCTGCACTTCTACCCCATCTGGGAAGCTGCTTCCCTTGATGAGTGGCTGTACAACGGTGGCCCTTACCAGTTGGTAATCTTCCACTTCCTCATTGGCGTCTTCTGCTACATGGGTCGTGAGTGGGAACTGAGCTACCGCCTGGGCATGCGCCCCTGGATCTGCGTGGCTTACAGCGCACCTGTGGCCGCTGCCTCTGCTGTGTTCTTGATCTACCCCCTGGGTCAAGGCTCCTTCTCTGACGGCATGCCGTTGGGTATCTCCGGTACCTTCAACTTCATGCTAGTGTTCCAGGCTGAGCACAACATTCTGATGCACCCCTTCCACATGCTGGGTGTAGCCGGTGTGTTTGGTGGTTCTTTGTTCTCGGCTATGCACGGTTCACTGGTGACTTCTTCTCTGGTGCGTGAGACCACCGAGACCGAGTCTCAGAACTACGGCTACAAGTTTGGCCAAGAAGAAGAGACCTACAACATCGTTGCAGCCCACGGCTACTTCGGTCGTCTGATCTTCCAATATGCCAGCTTCAACAACAGCCGCAGCCTGCACTTCTTCTTGGGTGCGTGGCCTGTGATTGGCATTTGGTTCACCGCACTGGGCATCAGCACGATGGCGTTCAACCTGAACGGGTTCAACTTCAACCAGTCGATCCTTGACTCACAGGGTCGTGTGATTGGCACCTGGGCTGACGTGATCAACCGGGCGAACCTGGGTATGGAAGTGATGCACGAGCGCAATGCTCACAACTTCCCCCTCGACCTCGCTACCGCTGAGGCGCCTGAAATCATCGGCTAG